The Hevea brasiliensis isolate MT/VB/25A 57/8 chromosome 1, ASM3005281v1, whole genome shotgun sequence genome has a window encoding:
- the LOC110667318 gene encoding E3 SUMO-protein ligase SIZ1 isoform X1 has product MDLVTSCKDKLAYFRIKELKDVLTQLGLSKQGKKQDLVDRILAVLSDEQVPKTSVKKSAVGKEEVAKLVDDIYRKMQVSGATDLASKGQGVLDSSKAVIKGEMDESFQLDTKVRCPCGSSLLTESMIKCEDLRCQVWQHIRCVIIPEKPMEGIPQVPDLFYCEICRLCRADPFWVTVAHPLYPVKLATTNIPSDGSSPVQSVEKTFNLTRADKDLLTKQEYDVQAWCMLLNDKVPFRMQWPQYADLQVNGVPVRAINRPGSQLLGANGRDDGPIVTPCTKDGINKISLTGCDARIFCLGVRIVKRRTVQQILNLIPKESDGEHFEDALARVCRCVGGGAADNADSDSDLEVVADSFTVSLRCPMSGSRMKVAGRFKPCAHMGCFDLEVFVEMNQRSRKWQCPICLKNYSLENVIIDPYFNRVTSKMWHCGEDTTEIEVKPDGSWRVKTKTEAERRDVGELAQWHYPDGSPCAPNGGEVKAKVEMEKLIRQEGPSDCHNGTGLKLGIRKNRNGFWEVSKPEDVNTSSSGNKLQEKLESHEQKVIPMSSSATGSGRDGEDPSVNQDGGGNFDFTNNGIELDSLSLNVDSAYEFTDRNISAPIMDAEVIVLSDSDDDNDLLMPPGALYKNNQTGNDGAAFPMAPPEIANPYTEYPTDGNGLGFLNPNDVLNPNDDEFGIPHWLPPGSQGGPGFQFLNSDVPGAFIDLDNGPINCPMSMNGYALAPNTVMGPAGLVPDSSIGRSDTDMNDGLVDNPLQFGGEDPSLQIFLPTRPSDASGQSDLRDQADMSNGVHTEDWISLSLGGGGATGNHSDSIPENGLNSRKQVPSREGAMESLADTASLLLGMNNGRSEKASRQRSDSPFTFPRPKRSVRQRLYLSIDSDSDSE; this is encoded by the exons ATGGATTTGGTAACTAGTTGCAAG GATAAATTGGCATATTTTCGGATAAAAGAGCTCAAGGATGTCCTGACACAGTTAGGTCTTTCGAAGCAGGGGAAGAAGCAG GACCTTGTTGACCGCATATTAGCTGTTCTCTCCGATGAGCAAG TTCCAAAGACTTCAGTGAAAAAAAGTGCTGTTGGAAAGGAAGAGGTGGCAAAACTGGTGGATGACATTTACAG AAAAATGCAGGTTTCTGGGGCCACTGATTTAGCATCAAAGGGACAGGGTGTTTTGGATAGCAGCAAGGCAGTAATTAAAGGAGAAATGGATGAGTCCTTTCAATTGGATACAAAAGTTCGTTGTCCATGCGGAAGTTCATTGTTGACGGAGTCGATGATTAAG TGTGAGGATCTCAGATGTCAAGTGTGGCAACATATTCGTTGTGTTATAATTCCTGAAAAACCCATGGAGGGCATTCCTCAAGTTCCTGACTTGTTTTACTGCGAGATATGTCGGCTCTGCCGTGCTGACCC TTTTTGGGTTACTGTTGCTCATCCTCTGTATCCTGTGAAGTTGGCTACTACAAATATCCCGAGTGATGG TTCAAGCCCAGTGCAGAGTGTGGAGAAAACATTTAATCTTACAAGGGCAGATAAGGACTTACTGACAAAACAAGAATATGATGTTCAG GCTTGGTGTATGCTTTTGAATGACAAGGTTCCTTTTAGGATGCAATGGCCACAATATGCAGATCTGCAGGTCAATG gtgtgcCAGTTCGAGCTATTAATAGACCTGGTTCACAATTATTGGGGGCTAATGGCCGTGATGATGGTCCAATT GTCACACCATGTACAAAAGACGGGATCAATAAAATATCATTAACCGGATGTGATGCTCGAATCTTCTGTTTAGGAGTCAGAATTGTAAAGCGACGTACTGTTCAACAG ATACTCAACCTGATTCCAAAGGAGTCTGATGGTGAACATTTTGAAGATGCACTTGCTCGAGTTTGTCGTTGTGTTGGTGGTGGAGCAGCAGATAATGCTGATAGTGACAGTGACCTAGAAGTAGTTGCAGATTCTTTTACTGTTAGTCTCCGCTGTCCT ATGAGTGGTTCGAGAATGAAGGTTGCTGGAAGATTTAAACCTTGTGCTCATATGGGCTGTTTCGACCTTGAAGTTTTTGTGGAAATGAACCAGCGTTCTAGGAAG TGGCAGTGCCCCATTTGTCTCAAGAATTACTCGTTGGAGAATGTAATCATTGATCCATATTTCAATCGTGTCACTTCTAAG ATGTGGCATTGTGGTGAAGATACAACAGAGATTGAGGTGAAGCCGGATGGTTCTTGGCGCGTAAAAACCAAAACTGAAGCTGAGCGTAGAGATGTTGGTGAACTTGCACAGTGGCACTATCCTGATGGTTCTCCATGTGCACCTAATGGGGGAGAGGTCAAAGCAAAAGTGGAAATGGAAAAGTTGATCAGGCAGGAAGGACCTTCAGACTGTCATAATGGTACTGGTTTGAAACTTGGAATCAGGAAGAACCGCAATGGCTTTTGGGAAGTCAGCAAACCAGAGGATGTGAATACATCCTCTTCTGGTAATAAATTGCAAGAGAAGCTTGAAAGCCATGAACAGAAAGTTATTCCTATGAGCAGTAGTGCCACAGGCAGTGGTCGGGATGGTGAAGATCCAAGTGTAAATCAGGATGGTGGTGGGAATTTTGATTTTACGAACAATGGGATAGAACTTGATTCATTGTCTCTAAATGTAGATTCAGCATATGAATTTACTGACCGAAACATTTCTGCACCAATAATGGATGCAGAGGTTATTGTTCTTAGTGATTCAGATGATGATAATGATCTATTGATGCCACCTGGAGCTCTTTATAAGAATAATCAAACTGGCAATGATGGGGCTGCTTTTCCAATGGCCCCTCCTGAAATTGCAAATCCCTATACTGAATATCCTACAGATGGGAATGGTTTGGGCTTTCTAAATCCTAATGATGTTCTAAATCCTAATGATGATGAATTTGGGATTCCCCACTGGCTGCCACCTGGAAGCCAAGGTGGCCCAGGGTTTCAATTTCTTAATTCAGATGTCCCAGGTGCCTTCATTGATTTGGATAATGGTCCTATCAACTGTCCCATGTCAATGAATGGTTATGCATTGGCTCCAAATACTGTCATGGGACCAGCTGGTTTAGTTCCAGATTCTTCCATTGGTAGATCTGACACTGACATGAATGATGGCTTGGTTGATAACCCCTTGCAATTTGGTGGTGAAGATCCTTCTCTTCAAATCTTTCTTCCAACTAGGCCTTCAGATGCATCAGGGCAGTCTGATTTGAGGGATCAAGCTGATATGTCAAATGGTGTCCATACAGAGGATTGGATCTCTCTTAGtcttggtggtggtggtgccacTGGCAATCACAGTGATTCAATTCCTGAAAATGGACTGAATTCGAGAAAGCAGGTGCCATCGAGAGAAGGTGCAATGGAGTCTTTGGCTGACACTG CTTCTTTGCTTCTTGGTATGAATAATGGTAGATCTGAGAAGGCAAGTCGGCAAAGATCTGATAGCCCTTTCACATTTCCTCGCCCAAAACGTTCTGTAAGGCAGCGATTGTATCTCTCTATAGACTCAGACTCAGACTCGGAGTAG
- the LOC110667318 gene encoding E3 SUMO-protein ligase SIZ1 isoform X3 encodes MQVSGATDLASKGQGVLDSSKAVIKGEMDESFQLDTKVRCPCGSSLLTESMIKCEDLRCQVWQHIRCVIIPEKPMEGIPQVPDLFYCEICRLCRADPFWVTVAHPLYPVKLATTNIPSDGSSPVQSVEKTFNLTRADKDLLTKQEYDVQAWCMLLNDKVPFRMQWPQYADLQVNGVPVRAINRPGSQLLGANGRDDGPIVTPCTKDGINKISLTGCDARIFCLGVRIVKRRTVQQILNLIPKESDGEHFEDALARVCRCVGGGAADNADSDSDLEVVADSFTVSLRCPMSGSRMKVAGRFKPCAHMGCFDLEVFVEMNQRSRKWQCPICLKNYSLENVIIDPYFNRVTSKMWHCGEDTTEIEVKPDGSWRVKTKTEAERRDVGELAQWHYPDGSPCAPNGGEVKAKVEMEKLIRQEGPSDCHNGTGLKLGIRKNRNGFWEVSKPEDVNTSSSGNKLQEKLESHEQKVIPMSSSATGSGRDGEDPSVNQDGGGNFDFTNNGIELDSLSLNVDSAYEFTDRNISAPIMDAEVIVLSDSDDDNDLLMPPGALYKNNQTGNDGAAFPMAPPEIANPYTEYPTDGNGLGFLNPNDVLNPNDDEFGIPHWLPPGSQGGPGFQFLNSDVPGAFIDLDNGPINCPMSMNGYALAPNTVMGPAGLVPDSSIGRSDTDMNDGLVDNPLQFGGEDPSLQIFLPTRPSDASGQSDLRDQADMSNGVHTEDWISLSLGGGGATGNHSDSIPENGLNSRKQVPSREGAMESLADTASLLLGMNNGRSEKASRQRSDSPFTFPRPKRSVRQRLYLSIDSDSDSE; translated from the exons ATGCAGGTTTCTGGGGCCACTGATTTAGCATCAAAGGGACAGGGTGTTTTGGATAGCAGCAAGGCAGTAATTAAAGGAGAAATGGATGAGTCCTTTCAATTGGATACAAAAGTTCGTTGTCCATGCGGAAGTTCATTGTTGACGGAGTCGATGATTAAG TGTGAGGATCTCAGATGTCAAGTGTGGCAACATATTCGTTGTGTTATAATTCCTGAAAAACCCATGGAGGGCATTCCTCAAGTTCCTGACTTGTTTTACTGCGAGATATGTCGGCTCTGCCGTGCTGACCC TTTTTGGGTTACTGTTGCTCATCCTCTGTATCCTGTGAAGTTGGCTACTACAAATATCCCGAGTGATGG TTCAAGCCCAGTGCAGAGTGTGGAGAAAACATTTAATCTTACAAGGGCAGATAAGGACTTACTGACAAAACAAGAATATGATGTTCAG GCTTGGTGTATGCTTTTGAATGACAAGGTTCCTTTTAGGATGCAATGGCCACAATATGCAGATCTGCAGGTCAATG gtgtgcCAGTTCGAGCTATTAATAGACCTGGTTCACAATTATTGGGGGCTAATGGCCGTGATGATGGTCCAATT GTCACACCATGTACAAAAGACGGGATCAATAAAATATCATTAACCGGATGTGATGCTCGAATCTTCTGTTTAGGAGTCAGAATTGTAAAGCGACGTACTGTTCAACAG ATACTCAACCTGATTCCAAAGGAGTCTGATGGTGAACATTTTGAAGATGCACTTGCTCGAGTTTGTCGTTGTGTTGGTGGTGGAGCAGCAGATAATGCTGATAGTGACAGTGACCTAGAAGTAGTTGCAGATTCTTTTACTGTTAGTCTCCGCTGTCCT ATGAGTGGTTCGAGAATGAAGGTTGCTGGAAGATTTAAACCTTGTGCTCATATGGGCTGTTTCGACCTTGAAGTTTTTGTGGAAATGAACCAGCGTTCTAGGAAG TGGCAGTGCCCCATTTGTCTCAAGAATTACTCGTTGGAGAATGTAATCATTGATCCATATTTCAATCGTGTCACTTCTAAG ATGTGGCATTGTGGTGAAGATACAACAGAGATTGAGGTGAAGCCGGATGGTTCTTGGCGCGTAAAAACCAAAACTGAAGCTGAGCGTAGAGATGTTGGTGAACTTGCACAGTGGCACTATCCTGATGGTTCTCCATGTGCACCTAATGGGGGAGAGGTCAAAGCAAAAGTGGAAATGGAAAAGTTGATCAGGCAGGAAGGACCTTCAGACTGTCATAATGGTACTGGTTTGAAACTTGGAATCAGGAAGAACCGCAATGGCTTTTGGGAAGTCAGCAAACCAGAGGATGTGAATACATCCTCTTCTGGTAATAAATTGCAAGAGAAGCTTGAAAGCCATGAACAGAAAGTTATTCCTATGAGCAGTAGTGCCACAGGCAGTGGTCGGGATGGTGAAGATCCAAGTGTAAATCAGGATGGTGGTGGGAATTTTGATTTTACGAACAATGGGATAGAACTTGATTCATTGTCTCTAAATGTAGATTCAGCATATGAATTTACTGACCGAAACATTTCTGCACCAATAATGGATGCAGAGGTTATTGTTCTTAGTGATTCAGATGATGATAATGATCTATTGATGCCACCTGGAGCTCTTTATAAGAATAATCAAACTGGCAATGATGGGGCTGCTTTTCCAATGGCCCCTCCTGAAATTGCAAATCCCTATACTGAATATCCTACAGATGGGAATGGTTTGGGCTTTCTAAATCCTAATGATGTTCTAAATCCTAATGATGATGAATTTGGGATTCCCCACTGGCTGCCACCTGGAAGCCAAGGTGGCCCAGGGTTTCAATTTCTTAATTCAGATGTCCCAGGTGCCTTCATTGATTTGGATAATGGTCCTATCAACTGTCCCATGTCAATGAATGGTTATGCATTGGCTCCAAATACTGTCATGGGACCAGCTGGTTTAGTTCCAGATTCTTCCATTGGTAGATCTGACACTGACATGAATGATGGCTTGGTTGATAACCCCTTGCAATTTGGTGGTGAAGATCCTTCTCTTCAAATCTTTCTTCCAACTAGGCCTTCAGATGCATCAGGGCAGTCTGATTTGAGGGATCAAGCTGATATGTCAAATGGTGTCCATACAGAGGATTGGATCTCTCTTAGtcttggtggtggtggtgccacTGGCAATCACAGTGATTCAATTCCTGAAAATGGACTGAATTCGAGAAAGCAGGTGCCATCGAGAGAAGGTGCAATGGAGTCTTTGGCTGACACTG CTTCTTTGCTTCTTGGTATGAATAATGGTAGATCTGAGAAGGCAAGTCGGCAAAGATCTGATAGCCCTTTCACATTTCCTCGCCCAAAACGTTCTGTAAGGCAGCGATTGTATCTCTCTATAGACTCAGACTCAGACTCGGAGTAG
- the LOC110667318 gene encoding E3 SUMO-protein ligase SIZ1 isoform X2, producing the protein MDLVTSCKDKLAYFRIKELKDVLTQLGLSKQGKKQDLVDRILAVLSDEQVPKTSVKKSAVGKEEVAKLVDDIYRKMQVSGATDLASKGQGVLDSSKAVIKGEMDESFQLDTKVRCPCGSSLLTESMIKCEDLRCQVWQHIRCVIIPEKPMEGIPQVPDLFYCEICRLCRADPFWVTVAHPLYPVKLATTNIPSDGSSPVQSVEKTFNLTRADKDLLTKQEYDVQAWCMLLNDKVPFRMQWPQYADLQVNGVPVRAINRPGSQLLGANGRDDGPIVTPCTKDGINKISLTGCDARIFCLGVRIVKRRTVQQILNLIPKESDGEHFEDALARVCRCVGGGAADNADSDSDLEVVADSFTVSLRCPMSGSRMKVAGRFKPCAHMGCFDLEVFVEMNQRSRKWQCPICLKNYSLENVIIDPYFNRVTSKMWHCGEDTTEIEVKPDGSWRVKTKTEAERRDVGELAQWHYPDGSPCAPNGGEVKAKVEMEKLIRQEGPSDCHNGTGLKLGIRKNRNGFWEVSKPEDVNTSSSGNKLQEKLESHEQKVIPMSSSATGSGRDGEDPSVNQDGGGNFDFTNNGIELDSLSLNVDSAYEFTDRNISAPIMDAEVIVLSDSDDDNDLLMPPGALYKNNQTGNDGAAFPMAPPEIANPYTEYPTDGNGLGFLNPNDVLNPNDDEFGIPHWLPPGSQGGPGFQFLNSDVPGAFIDLDNGPINCPMSMNGYALAPNTVMGPAGLVPDSSIGRSDTDMNDGLVDNPLQFGGEDPSLQIFLPTRPSDASGQSDLRDQADMSNGVHTEDWISLSLGGGGATGNHSDSIPENGLNSRKQVPSREGAMESLADTGGCPSAIPFFLSSLFKVWLALLERKKAAIQC; encoded by the exons ATGGATTTGGTAACTAGTTGCAAG GATAAATTGGCATATTTTCGGATAAAAGAGCTCAAGGATGTCCTGACACAGTTAGGTCTTTCGAAGCAGGGGAAGAAGCAG GACCTTGTTGACCGCATATTAGCTGTTCTCTCCGATGAGCAAG TTCCAAAGACTTCAGTGAAAAAAAGTGCTGTTGGAAAGGAAGAGGTGGCAAAACTGGTGGATGACATTTACAG AAAAATGCAGGTTTCTGGGGCCACTGATTTAGCATCAAAGGGACAGGGTGTTTTGGATAGCAGCAAGGCAGTAATTAAAGGAGAAATGGATGAGTCCTTTCAATTGGATACAAAAGTTCGTTGTCCATGCGGAAGTTCATTGTTGACGGAGTCGATGATTAAG TGTGAGGATCTCAGATGTCAAGTGTGGCAACATATTCGTTGTGTTATAATTCCTGAAAAACCCATGGAGGGCATTCCTCAAGTTCCTGACTTGTTTTACTGCGAGATATGTCGGCTCTGCCGTGCTGACCC TTTTTGGGTTACTGTTGCTCATCCTCTGTATCCTGTGAAGTTGGCTACTACAAATATCCCGAGTGATGG TTCAAGCCCAGTGCAGAGTGTGGAGAAAACATTTAATCTTACAAGGGCAGATAAGGACTTACTGACAAAACAAGAATATGATGTTCAG GCTTGGTGTATGCTTTTGAATGACAAGGTTCCTTTTAGGATGCAATGGCCACAATATGCAGATCTGCAGGTCAATG gtgtgcCAGTTCGAGCTATTAATAGACCTGGTTCACAATTATTGGGGGCTAATGGCCGTGATGATGGTCCAATT GTCACACCATGTACAAAAGACGGGATCAATAAAATATCATTAACCGGATGTGATGCTCGAATCTTCTGTTTAGGAGTCAGAATTGTAAAGCGACGTACTGTTCAACAG ATACTCAACCTGATTCCAAAGGAGTCTGATGGTGAACATTTTGAAGATGCACTTGCTCGAGTTTGTCGTTGTGTTGGTGGTGGAGCAGCAGATAATGCTGATAGTGACAGTGACCTAGAAGTAGTTGCAGATTCTTTTACTGTTAGTCTCCGCTGTCCT ATGAGTGGTTCGAGAATGAAGGTTGCTGGAAGATTTAAACCTTGTGCTCATATGGGCTGTTTCGACCTTGAAGTTTTTGTGGAAATGAACCAGCGTTCTAGGAAG TGGCAGTGCCCCATTTGTCTCAAGAATTACTCGTTGGAGAATGTAATCATTGATCCATATTTCAATCGTGTCACTTCTAAG ATGTGGCATTGTGGTGAAGATACAACAGAGATTGAGGTGAAGCCGGATGGTTCTTGGCGCGTAAAAACCAAAACTGAAGCTGAGCGTAGAGATGTTGGTGAACTTGCACAGTGGCACTATCCTGATGGTTCTCCATGTGCACCTAATGGGGGAGAGGTCAAAGCAAAAGTGGAAATGGAAAAGTTGATCAGGCAGGAAGGACCTTCAGACTGTCATAATGGTACTGGTTTGAAACTTGGAATCAGGAAGAACCGCAATGGCTTTTGGGAAGTCAGCAAACCAGAGGATGTGAATACATCCTCTTCTGGTAATAAATTGCAAGAGAAGCTTGAAAGCCATGAACAGAAAGTTATTCCTATGAGCAGTAGTGCCACAGGCAGTGGTCGGGATGGTGAAGATCCAAGTGTAAATCAGGATGGTGGTGGGAATTTTGATTTTACGAACAATGGGATAGAACTTGATTCATTGTCTCTAAATGTAGATTCAGCATATGAATTTACTGACCGAAACATTTCTGCACCAATAATGGATGCAGAGGTTATTGTTCTTAGTGATTCAGATGATGATAATGATCTATTGATGCCACCTGGAGCTCTTTATAAGAATAATCAAACTGGCAATGATGGGGCTGCTTTTCCAATGGCCCCTCCTGAAATTGCAAATCCCTATACTGAATATCCTACAGATGGGAATGGTTTGGGCTTTCTAAATCCTAATGATGTTCTAAATCCTAATGATGATGAATTTGGGATTCCCCACTGGCTGCCACCTGGAAGCCAAGGTGGCCCAGGGTTTCAATTTCTTAATTCAGATGTCCCAGGTGCCTTCATTGATTTGGATAATGGTCCTATCAACTGTCCCATGTCAATGAATGGTTATGCATTGGCTCCAAATACTGTCATGGGACCAGCTGGTTTAGTTCCAGATTCTTCCATTGGTAGATCTGACACTGACATGAATGATGGCTTGGTTGATAACCCCTTGCAATTTGGTGGTGAAGATCCTTCTCTTCAAATCTTTCTTCCAACTAGGCCTTCAGATGCATCAGGGCAGTCTGATTTGAGGGATCAAGCTGATATGTCAAATGGTGTCCATACAGAGGATTGGATCTCTCTTAGtcttggtggtggtggtgccacTGGCAATCACAGTGATTCAATTCCTGAAAATGGACTGAATTCGAGAAAGCAGGTGCCATCGAGAGAAGGTGCAATGGAGTCTTTGGCTGACACTG